The window GCCGCAACGATCTCCGCAACATCGCGATCGTCGCGCACGTCGACCACGGAAAGACGACGCTGGTCGACGCCATGCTGCGTCAGTCCGGCGCCTTCGAGGCCCGGGCCGAACTCGTCGACCGCGTCATGGACTCCGGTGAGCTCGAACGCGAAAAGGGCATCACCATCCTGGCGAAGAACACCGCCGTGCGTCGCCAGACGCCGGACGGCCCCATCGTCATCAACGTCGTCGACACCCCCGGCCACGCCGACTTCGGCGGCGAGGTCGAGCGCGGCCTGGCCATGGTCGACGGTGTCGTCCTGCTGGTCGACGCCAGCGAGGGCCCGCTGCCCCAGACCCGCTTCGTGCTGCGCAAGGCGCTGGCCTCCGGCCTGCCCGTCGTGCTCGTGGTGAACAAGGTCGACCGGCCCGACGCCCGCATCGCCGAGGTCGTCGAGGAGACCCACGACCTGCTGCTCGACCTGGCCTCCGAGCTCGACGACCTGGACGAGTCCGTGCTGGACCTCCCCGTCGTCTACGCCTCCGCTCGCGCGGGCCGGGCGAGCCTGAACCAGCCGGAAGACGGCGGCCTGCCCGACAGCGAGAACCTCGACCCGCTGTTCGACCTGCTGATGGACAAGATCCCCGCGCCGAAGGCCGACATCGACTCGCCGCTGCGCGCGCTGGTGACCAACCTCGACGCGTCCAGCTTCCTCGGCCGCATCGCGCTGTGCCGCATCCACGCGGGCAAGATCCGCAAGGGCCAGACCGTGGCGTGGCTGCGTGAGGACGGTTCGGTCTCCAACGTCCGCATCACCGAGCTGCTGGTCACCGAGGCCCTCGACCGCGTCCCCGCCGAAGAGGCGAGCGCGGGCGAGCTGGTCGCCATCGCGGGCATCCCCGAGATCACCATCGGCGACACGCTGGCCGACATCGACAACCCGGTGGCGCTGCCCCGGCTGACCGTCGACGAGCCCGCCATCTCGATGACCATCGGCTGCAACACCTCCCCGCTGCAGGGACGCAGCGGCGGCAGCAAGCTCACCGCCCGCGTGCTCAAGGCCCGCCTCGACAGCGAACTGGTCGGCAACGTGTCCGTGCGCGTGCTCAACACCGAGCGCCCGGACACCTGGGAGGTGCAGGGCCGTGGCGAGCTGGCCCTGGCCATCCTGGTCGAGCAGATGCGCCGCGAGGGCTTCGAGCTGACCGTCGGCAAGCCCGAGGTCGTCACCCGCCAGATCGACGGCAAGCTCTGCGAGCCGTTCGAGCGCCTGACGGTCGACGCCCCCGAGGAGTACCTGGGCGCCATCACCCAGCTCCTGGCCAACCGCAAGGGCCGCCTGGAGCACATGGGCGGGCACGGCAGCGGCCGCATCAAGGTCGAGTACGTCGTCCCGTCGCGTGGCCTCATCGGCTTCCGCACCGACTTCCTGACCGAGACCCGCGGCACGGGCATCGCCAACGCCATCTTCGAGGGCTACGCCCCGTGGGCCGGTGAGATCCGCAGCCGCCACTCGGGCTCGTTGGTCGCCGACCGCCAGGGCCCGGTCACCGCGTACGCGATGCTCCAGCTCGCCGACCGCGGCACGTTCTTCGTCGAGCCGGGCGCCGACGTCTACGAGGGCATGGTCGTGGGCGAGAACCCGCGCGCCGAGGACCTCGACGTCAACGTCACCAAGGAGAAGAAGCTCACCAACATGCGCTCCTCCTCCGCCGACGTCATGGAGACGCTGGCCCGGCCGCGCAAGCTGAGCCTGGAAGAGGCGCTGGAGTTCTGCGCCAACGACGAGTGCGTCGAGGTCACCCCGGAGTTCGTCCGGGTCCGCAAGACCATCCTCGACGCCACCACCCGCGGCCGGACGCGCTCGCGCGAGAAGGCCCGCGACGCGAAGTAGTAGCCGATCTCACACAGGCGGCGTCGGGAACTCCCGGCGCCGCTTGTGCGTCTTCCGGTTGGCTGGGCCGAACCGGTGACTGATAGGCGACCATGGCACCATGGCCGACCAGCTCACTGTGGGAGGAGCAGGGGTGCGCAAGAGCAGGTGGGTGCTGGCCGCGTCGACGGCCGTCGTGTGCCTGACGTCCTGCACGAACGCCCCGCCGCCGCCCCTGGTGACCACCGAGGTGGCCCAGACGGCCCCCACGCGCCCGGTCAACCCCGGCGAGGCCGTGGTCGGGGTGGACAGCGTCGCGGGCGGGCTGAACCCGCACAAGCTGTCCGACCAGTCCATGGTCACCACCGCGCTGGCGCAGGCCATGCTGCCGTCGGTGTTCCGCACCGGCCCGGACGGCACGCCCCAGCTCGACCAGACGCTCATGCTGTCCGCGCAGGTCACCAACACCGAGCCGTACACCGTCACGTACCGGCTGCGGCCCGAGGCGTCGTGGTCTGACGCGGCGCCCATCGCCGCCGAGGACTTCGTCTACCTCTGGGAGCGGCTGCGGGACGAGCCCGGGGTCATCGACGGCATGGGCTACCGGCTGATCTCCAACATCTCCGCCCGCGAGGCGGGCCGGGTCGTCGAGGTGACCTTCGCCAAGCCCTACCCGGGCTGGCGCTCGCTGTTCTCCTCGCTGCTGCCCGCCCACCTGGTCAAGGACAGCCCGGGTGGCTGGGCGAACGTGCTGGCCGACAACTACCCGGTCACCGGCGGCCCGTTCTCGCTGCGCCTGCTCGACCGGGTGCGCGGCGAGGTCATCCTGGAGCGCAACGACCGCTATTGGGACCCGCCCGCCGCGCTCGACCGGATCGTGCTGCGCCGCGGCGACCTCAACGGCATCACGGGCGCTCTGCGCACCGCGCACAACCAGCTGGCCCTCACGGCCCTGGGCGCCCAGGGCGTCACGCAGGTGGCCGGGCTGGGCGCGAGCGTGACCCACAAGACGGTCCCGCGGCCGTCGGTGGCCACGGTGCTGCTGCGCCCGGTCAGCCCCGCCATGGCCGACGTGCGGGTCCGCTCCGCGATCGCCGCCATCATCGACCGTGGCGCGCTGGTCAAAGCGGGCACTGGCGGCGGCCCGCAGTCCGCGCTCACGGCCAACGCCCAGGTCCTCGCGCCCGGCGCCGCGGGCTATGCCGCGACCGGGCCCAACACCGGACCGGACCCCGCACTCGCCGAGCGCCTGCTCACCGAGGCCGGGTACCTCAAGACGGCGGGCACCTGGACGTCGACGAACGCGGTGCTCAACCTGGTCATCGCCGTGCCCGCGGACCGTCCGGCCTACGCCGCGATGGCCGCGGAGCTGCGCAAGCAGCTCACCGCCGCCGGTATCACCGTCAAGGTGGTCTCCCCGCCGGGCGCGGAGCTGTTCACCACGCTCCCGGCCGCGGCGACCGCCAAGGACCCGGTCGACCTGCTCATCGCCCCGCTGCCGGTCAGCCAGGACCCGGCGACCGCGCTCGCGACCCGCTTCGGCTGCGCGTCGACGTCGGACGACGCCCCCGGGCCGATCGCGGCGAACCCGGTCGGCTTCTGCGACCCGACCATCCAGGCCACCATCGACTCGGCCGTGACCGGCGAGGTGCCGCTCGCCAGCGCGCTCGCGGCCCTCGAACCCGTGCTGTGGAACCGAGCCCTGACTTTGCCGCTGTACCAAGAGGCCGACGATCTCATCGTCCGAACAGATATGACCGGCGTCACCGCGGGTCCGCCGCTGGCAGGCCCCTTCGCCGGGGCGGCCACCTGGCGGCGCGCGGCCAAGTAGGCGGAGGTGGATCCCACTGCGGGTCACCGCATTCCCGCTCTCAGTGAGTGATGATAACGGTCACCTACCGTGCTACCGGCTGGTTGTCACCCTTTGGTCACGATCGCCCGTCCACCGGTGACCGATGCCTTTCTCGTTCCTACCGTCGCCGGGAGTGCGCCGCCGAAGACACCGTCGGCGGCGAGTAGAAGGCTGTGCCCG is drawn from Actinokineospora alba and contains these coding sequences:
- a CDS encoding ABC transporter family substrate-binding protein, with product MRKSRWVLAASTAVVCLTSCTNAPPPPLVTTEVAQTAPTRPVNPGEAVVGVDSVAGGLNPHKLSDQSMVTTALAQAMLPSVFRTGPDGTPQLDQTLMLSAQVTNTEPYTVTYRLRPEASWSDAAPIAAEDFVYLWERLRDEPGVIDGMGYRLISNISAREAGRVVEVTFAKPYPGWRSLFSSLLPAHLVKDSPGGWANVLADNYPVTGGPFSLRLLDRVRGEVILERNDRYWDPPAALDRIVLRRGDLNGITGALRTAHNQLALTALGAQGVTQVAGLGASVTHKTVPRPSVATVLLRPVSPAMADVRVRSAIAAIIDRGALVKAGTGGGPQSALTANAQVLAPGAAGYAATGPNTGPDPALAERLLTEAGYLKTAGTWTSTNAVLNLVIAVPADRPAYAAMAAELRKQLTAAGITVKVVSPPGAELFTTLPAAATAKDPVDLLIAPLPVSQDPATALATRFGCASTSDDAPGPIAANPVGFCDPTIQATIDSAVTGEVPLASALAALEPVLWNRALTLPLYQEADDLIVRTDMTGVTAGPPLAGPFAGAATWRRAAK
- the typA gene encoding translational GTPase TypA, which gives rise to MPTATASAELASADLRRNDLRNIAIVAHVDHGKTTLVDAMLRQSGAFEARAELVDRVMDSGELEREKGITILAKNTAVRRQTPDGPIVINVVDTPGHADFGGEVERGLAMVDGVVLLVDASEGPLPQTRFVLRKALASGLPVVLVVNKVDRPDARIAEVVEETHDLLLDLASELDDLDESVLDLPVVYASARAGRASLNQPEDGGLPDSENLDPLFDLLMDKIPAPKADIDSPLRALVTNLDASSFLGRIALCRIHAGKIRKGQTVAWLREDGSVSNVRITELLVTEALDRVPAEEASAGELVAIAGIPEITIGDTLADIDNPVALPRLTVDEPAISMTIGCNTSPLQGRSGGSKLTARVLKARLDSELVGNVSVRVLNTERPDTWEVQGRGELALAILVEQMRREGFELTVGKPEVVTRQIDGKLCEPFERLTVDAPEEYLGAITQLLANRKGRLEHMGGHGSGRIKVEYVVPSRGLIGFRTDFLTETRGTGIANAIFEGYAPWAGEIRSRHSGSLVADRQGPVTAYAMLQLADRGTFFVEPGADVYEGMVVGENPRAEDLDVNVTKEKKLTNMRSSSADVMETLARPRKLSLEEALEFCANDECVEVTPEFVRVRKTILDATTRGRTRSREKARDAK